CCACGCACACCTCGGCTATCCTCCCGGAGACCCCGGCACGGATGGAGTTCATCATCTTCATGACCTCGATCAGGCACACCACCGTGTCCGGCTCGACCCGGCTCCCGACCTCGACGTAGGGCCTGGCCCCGGGCGCCTCGGCACGGTAGAACGTGCCGACCATCGGCGCCTCGATGGTGAGGGCCCCATCGGAGCCGGAGGCCCCCTCGGCGGCCCTCCCGTCAGAAGCCTCCTGTCCGGAGGCCGGAGGTTCCTCCCGTTTCGGCGCCTCGATGAGACGCCGCTCGTCGCCACCCGCCTCAGGCTCCTCGCGCGGCGGTGCGCCACCGCGCCGCACGTACAGCCTCAGCCCGTTCGTCTCGATCCTCAACTCGTCCAGGTCGGACTCGTCGATGATCCGCAGGATCTCACGCACATCGTCGTCCGAGAGCGGCATTCAGGACCTGCCTCTTTCTTCGTCGGAGACAACACCAAACGTTCCCATGACCAGCTCGATCGCCGACCGGGCCCGCGGAGGTTCCCCACCCCTGCGGCGCACGGTGGTGACGGGCCGGGACTGGACCACGAACAGAGCGTCCGGGAGCCCCCTC
The Rubrobacter xylanophilus genome window above contains:
- the accB gene encoding acetyl-CoA carboxylase biotin carboxyl carrier protein — translated: MPLSDDDVREILRIIDESDLDELRIETNGLRLYVRRGGAPPREEPEAGGDERRLIEAPKREEPPASGQEASDGRAAEGASGSDGALTIEAPMVGTFYRAEAPGARPYVEVGSRVEPDTVVCLIEVMKMMNSIRAGVSGRIAEVCVENGELVEYGQPLFRVEPDR